The nucleotide window CCAGGTGCAGGGCGAGAAGATCCCGGACGACGTCGTACGCGGAGTCGAACGCGTAGTGCCCCCGCATGGCGGCGTGCAGGAACACCCGCCGGAACGCGCTGTCGACCCGTTCCCAGAAGATAGCGCCCCCGATCGCGATGATGGCCGCGAACGCCAGCATCATCGATCCCTGGAGGCGGGGGGTGACGTAACGGATCCTGGGTTGGCGCGGCTGCCTGGCGGGATTCTTCATCGTTTTCCGTGGCACGCTTCGCAGAGGGTTTCGAAGCCGCGGTCCGGACTCGACCTGCGCAGGAAGTTCGACACGTACGGGCCGTGCGCCGTGTGGCAGGTCAGGCACATGATCCGGCCGTCGTCATCCAGCCGAAGATCGGAAGGCACCTTCATCTTCCGGGACTTCTCTTCCGGGCGCACGTTCCGGGGATGGGAGCGCCCCGTGGTTCCCTTCGTGTGGCATTCGAGGCAGACCGCGTCCGCTTCGGTCGAGAACCGTTCGGGTCCCATCCCGCCCTGGTACGTGAGATGGCATTTCGGGCACTGTTGCGCATTCTGGAAATGCGCATGCGGGTTCCCGCGCCCGGGGCCATCGGAGGCGACGAGGGCCGGGGCGAAGCAGAGAACGCCGGCCAAGGCAACCAGCACTCCCGCCGGGATGCATGTGCCGCGGATCGTCATCGCCTCCGGCGCCTCTTACTTCGCCAATGCGAACGCCTCCATGAAGGCGGCGAGCGTCTCCACCCATTCGTACGGTACGGCGTTGTAGATCGAAACCCGGACCCCCCCGACGGAGCGGTGCCCCTTCAGGCCGATCATCCCCCGCTTCTTCGCCTCGGCGATGAACCGCTCCTCGAGTTCGGGGGTCGGGAGCCGGAAGACCACGTTCATCACCGAGCGGCTCTCCCGTTCCACCGGCGAGCGGAAAAATTCCGCGTTGCCGTCGATGACGCCGTAGAGACGCCCCGCCTTCTTCCGGTTGACCTTCTCCATCCCGGCGAGCCCCCCCTGTCCCTTGAGCCAGGAGAGAACGTTCCGGACCATGTAGACGCCGAAGGTGGGCGGCGTGTTGTAGAGCGACTTGTTCTCGGCGTGGGTGCGGAACTGGAAGATCTTCGGGATGTCCTTCCGCCCCCGGTCGATGAGTTCCTTCGACACCACCGCGACCACCACGCCCGACGGGCCGATGTTCTTCTGGGCGCCGGCGTAGACCATGCCGAACTTCGTCACGTCGAACGGGCGCCAGAGGAAGTCGCTCGACATGTCCGCGATCAGCGGCACGGCCCCCGGGACCGGGAAGGCGCGGGACGGGTCGACATTGTACTCGACGCCGTGGATCGTCTCGTTGGAGGTGATGTGCAGGTAGGCGTCGCCCGCTTCGACCTTCACCTCGGAGGGCGACGGCACGCGGGTGTAGCTCTTCTCCTTCCCTTCGCCGACCCCGAGGTTCCAGGCGGCCGTCCCGGCGCCGGACATCCCCGCGACGAGCTTCGCCTCGCCCAGCGCCTTCTGGCCCCAGGCGCCGGTGACGACGTACCGGGCCGTCTTCCCCTTGTCGAGGAAGTTCATGGGGATCAGCGCGAAGAGCGCGGTGGCTCCCCCCTGGAGCAGCAGGACTTCGTGGGTCGCCGGGACGCCGAGCAGCTCCCGGACGAGGGCGATCGCTTCGTCGTGGACCGCCGCGTACTCCTTGCCGCGGTGGCTGTGCTCCATCACGGACATGCCGCTTCCCGCGAAGTCGAGGAACTCGTCCCGGGCGCGCTCCAGCGCGGGCAGGGGGAGGGCGGCGGGTCCGGCGTTGAAATTGATCGTGCGTTTCATGGGTGTCCTCCAGCGGGCAGAAATCGGATCCTCCGCATTCTCGCAAGGTCCGCGCCCGCCTTCAAGGGTTTTCTCGGCCTCCCGCGATTGACTTTTCATGGCCCGTTTGATAGGTAATGCAGTTGCCGTATCCCTCGGATAACCAACGAACCGGAAAACAGGAGAATGTGCGCATGAAAGTGCTCGCGCTGGACAACTTGCAGAAGGTCGGCATCGACGTGTTCGCGAAGGAAGGGATCGAGGTCGACGTCAAGGGGAAGATGACGCCCGAGGAGCTGGCGGCGGTCATCAACCAGTATGACGGCGTCGTCGTCCGCGGCGCCACCAAGGCGACGGCGGCGTGCTTCGAAAACGCCTCGCGGATCAAGGTGATCGGGCGCGCCGGCAGCGGCACGGACAACATCGACAAGGTCGCCGCCACCAAGAAGGGCGTGGTCGTGATGAACACCCCCGGCGGCAACACCGTGACGACCGGCGAGCACGCCGTCTCGATGATGATGTCCCTCTCCCGCCAGATCCCGCAGGCGACCGCCTCGATGAAGGCCGGGAAGTGGGAAAAGAGCAAGTTCATGGGGACCGAGATCACCGACAAGGTCCTCGGCGTCGTCGGCTTCGGAGCCGTGGGGAAAGTCGTGGCGAACCGCGCGCTGGGGCTCAAGATGGTCGTGGTCGCCTTCGATCCTTACGTGTCGAAGGAGGATGCGGCGCTCCTCGGCGTGGAGAAGACGACCCTCGACGAACTGTACGCCCGGGCCGACTACGTCACGTACCACACGCCGCTCACGACGGAGACAAAGGGGATGGTGAACGCCGCGGCGATCTCGAAGATGAAGGACGACGTGCGGATCATCAACTGCGCCCGCGGGGCGCTCATGAACGAAGCCGACCTGCTGGCGGCGCTCCAGTCGGGGAAGGTGAAGGGAGCGGCGCTCGACGTCTTCGCGACGGAGCCCCCGCCGCCCGATATGCCGCTCCTCGCGCACCCCAACGTGATCCTCACCCCGCATCTTGGCGCCGCGACGACGGAGGCCCAGGAAAAGGTGGCGGTGCTGATCGCGGAGCAGATCTGCGATTTCCTGAAAAAGGGGACGATCCGAAATTCGGTGAACTTCCCGTCCGTCCCCGGCGAACTTCTGCCGGTGCTGAAACCGTTCCTGACCCTGGCCGAGCGGCTCGGGGCGTTCCACGGGCAACTGGTACGGAACCCGGTCCGGGAGCTCAAAGTCGACTACCTCGGGGAGGTGGGGAAACTCTCCACGGCCCCGATCACCATCTCGGTGCTGAAGGGGCTCCTGCAGTACCAGACCGAGGATGTGAACCTCGTCAACGCCCGGATGGTCGCCGAGGAGCGGGGCATCAAGGTGAGCGAGTCGAAGACCCCCAAGTCCGAACCGTACGCGAGCCTCCTGAAGGTCACCGTGGTGACCGCGAAGGGGGAGTCGTCGGTGGCCGGCGCCGTGTTCGGAGGATCGCCGAGGATCGTCCAGATCGACGCCTTCGCCATCGTGGCGGATCTCTTCGGCGGCATCCTGATGCTGCGAAACCAGGACGTCCCCGGCGTGGTCGGACGGATCGGCACCTTCCTCGGGGAGAAGGGGATCAACATCGCGGGGCTCCGTTTGGGCAGGACCGGGGTCGGCGGAACCGCCGTTTCGCTCATCAACGTGGACAACGCCGTTCCCGAGAACGTCCTTGCGCAGCTCCGAAAGCTTCCGAACATCATGGACGCCCAATACCTGATCTTCTGAGAAAGAAGGCGAACCCCTTTGAAAAGCGTGATCGTGCTCGGCGCCCAGTGGGGCGATGAGGGCAAGGGAAAGATCGTCGACATCTACTCCGAGTTCGCCGACACGATCGTGCGTTCCACGGGAGGGAACAACGCCGGGCACACCCTCGTGGTCAAGGGGGAGAAGTTCATCTTCCACCTCATCCCCTCCGGCGTCCTTCACCCGGGGAAGAAATGCGTCATCGCCAACGGGGTGGTGATCGACCCGAAAGTGCTCCTCATGGAGATCGACCGCCTGAAGGAGCGCGGCTACCTTGCGGACGACGCGCAGCTGAAGATCGGGCTGCTGGCGAACATCATCCTCCCGTACCATGTCCTGCTCGACAAGGCGCGGGAAGAGAAGCTCGGCAGCAGGAAGATCGGGACCACCGCGCGCGGGATCGGGCCGTGCTACGAGGACAAGGTCGCGCGCGTCGGCATCCGGGCGTGCGACCTCCTCCGGCCGGAAT belongs to Deltaproteobacteria bacterium CG2_30_66_27 and includes:
- a CDS encoding phosphoglycerate dehydrogenase, whose translation is MKVLALDNLQKVGIDVFAKEGIEVDVKGKMTPEELAAVINQYDGVVVRGATKATAACFENASRIKVIGRAGSGTDNIDKVAATKKGVVVMNTPGGNTVTTGEHAVSMMMSLSRQIPQATASMKAGKWEKSKFMGTEITDKVLGVVGFGAVGKVVANRALGLKMVVVAFDPYVSKEDAALLGVEKTTLDELYARADYVTYHTPLTTETKGMVNAAAISKMKDDVRIINCARGALMNEADLLAALQSGKVKGAALDVFATEPPPPDMPLLAHPNVILTPHLGAATTEAQEKVAVLIAEQICDFLKKGTIRNSVNFPSVPGELLPVLKPFLTLAERLGAFHGQLVRNPVRELKVDYLGEVGKLSTAPITISVLKGLLQYQTEDVNLVNARMVAEERGIKVSESKTPKSEPYASLLKVTVVTAKGESSVAGAVFGGSPRIVQIDAFAIVADLFGGILMLRNQDVPGVVGRIGTFLGEKGINIAGLRLGRTGVGGTAVSLINVDNAVPENVLAQLRKLPNIMDAQYLIF
- a CDS encoding phosphoserine transaminase, producing MKRTINFNAGPAALPLPALERARDEFLDFAGSGMSVMEHSHRGKEYAAVHDEAIALVRELLGVPATHEVLLLQGGATALFALIPMNFLDKGKTARYVVTGAWGQKALGEAKLVAGMSGAGTAAWNLGVGEGKEKSYTRVPSPSEVKVEAGDAYLHITSNETIHGVEYNVDPSRAFPVPGAVPLIADMSSDFLWRPFDVTKFGMVYAGAQKNIGPSGVVVAVVSKELIDRGRKDIPKIFQFRTHAENKSLYNTPPTFGVYMVRNVLSWLKGQGGLAGMEKVNRKKAGRLYGVIDGNAEFFRSPVERESRSVMNVVFRLPTPELEERFIAEAKKRGMIGLKGHRSVGGVRVSIYNAVPYEWVETLAAFMEAFALAK